In Populus alba chromosome 9, ASM523922v2, whole genome shotgun sequence, a genomic segment contains:
- the LOC118053848 gene encoding uncharacterized protein isoform X1 — protein sequence MRKKLDTRFPAARIKKIMQTDEDVGKIAMAVPLLVSKALELFLQDLCDRTYEITLERGAKTLNSLHLKQCVQTFNVFDFLREIVSKVPDLGGPDAASDEHGIAKRRKVADDEDNDSDEECTRSRTHETTQTSSSGRGRGRGRGRGRGRGTRAMDYEPEDFKDNIPAGRNLRTPVHDFDLNLDLDENGETKPVLACVPASSSTKPDTVVPASSSTKPIPELKHEEVPGWSLADIEGMDIDPIQLANFNTRVDEEDYDEEED from the exons ATGAGGAAGAAACTCGACACTCGGTTCCCTGCC GCTCGGATCAAGAAGATTATGCAAACCGATGAGGATGTCGGGAAGATTGCCATGGCTGTGCCCCTTCTTGTTT CCAAAGCTTTGGAACTATTTTTGCAAGATCTATGTGACCGAACTTACGAGATAACTCTGGAAAGGGGAGCCAAGACCTTGAATTCATTGCATTT GAAACAGTGTGTACAGACATTCAATGTATTTGATTTCCTGAGGGAAATTGTGAGCAAGGTTCCAGACTTAGGTGGTCCTGATGCTGCCTCTGATGAACATGGCATTGCGAAAAGAAG GAAAGTTGCTGATGATGAAGACAATGACAGTGACGAGGAGTGCACTCGAAGCAGAACA CACGAGACTACCCAGACAAGTAGCAGTGGCAGAGGGAGAGGTAGGGGCAGAGGCCGAGGCCGTGGCCGGGGGACGAGAGCCATGGATTATGAGCCTGAAGATTTTAAGGATAATATTCCAGCAGGAAGAAATTTACGAACACCGGTCCATGACTTTGACCTGAATCTGGACTTGGATGAGAATGGAGAAACAAAACCAGTGCTAGCTTGTGTCCCTGCTAGTTCCTCAACAAAACCTGACACTGTTGTCCCAGCAAGCTCCTCAACAAAGCCAATTCCTGAATTGAAGCACGAGGAAGTACCTGGATGGTCTCTAGCAGACATTGAAGGGATGGATATCGATCCCATTCAACTTGCGAACTTCAATACAAGAGTAGACGAGGAAGattatgatgaagaagaagactgA
- the LOC118053848 gene encoding uncharacterized protein isoform X2 has protein sequence MQTDEDVGKIAMAVPLLVSKALELFLQDLCDRTYEITLERGAKTLNSLHLKQCVQTFNVFDFLREIVSKVPDLGGPDAASDEHGIAKRRKVADDEDNDSDEECTRSRTHETTQTSSSGRGRGRGRGRGRGRGTRAMDYEPEDFKDNIPAGRNLRTPVHDFDLNLDLDENGETKPVLACVPASSSTKPDTVVPASSSTKPIPELKHEEVPGWSLADIEGMDIDPIQLANFNTRVDEEDYDEEED, from the exons ATGCAAACCGATGAGGATGTCGGGAAGATTGCCATGGCTGTGCCCCTTCTTGTTT CCAAAGCTTTGGAACTATTTTTGCAAGATCTATGTGACCGAACTTACGAGATAACTCTGGAAAGGGGAGCCAAGACCTTGAATTCATTGCATTT GAAACAGTGTGTACAGACATTCAATGTATTTGATTTCCTGAGGGAAATTGTGAGCAAGGTTCCAGACTTAGGTGGTCCTGATGCTGCCTCTGATGAACATGGCATTGCGAAAAGAAG GAAAGTTGCTGATGATGAAGACAATGACAGTGACGAGGAGTGCACTCGAAGCAGAACA CACGAGACTACCCAGACAAGTAGCAGTGGCAGAGGGAGAGGTAGGGGCAGAGGCCGAGGCCGTGGCCGGGGGACGAGAGCCATGGATTATGAGCCTGAAGATTTTAAGGATAATATTCCAGCAGGAAGAAATTTACGAACACCGGTCCATGACTTTGACCTGAATCTGGACTTGGATGAGAATGGAGAAACAAAACCAGTGCTAGCTTGTGTCCCTGCTAGTTCCTCAACAAAACCTGACACTGTTGTCCCAGCAAGCTCCTCAACAAAGCCAATTCCTGAATTGAAGCACGAGGAAGTACCTGGATGGTCTCTAGCAGACATTGAAGGGATGGATATCGATCCCATTCAACTTGCGAACTTCAATACAAGAGTAGACGAGGAAGattatgatgaagaagaagactgA